The following proteins are co-located in the Hemicordylus capensis ecotype Gifberg chromosome 11, rHemCap1.1.pri, whole genome shotgun sequence genome:
- the LOC128335444 gene encoding ankyrin repeat and SOCS box protein 12-like isoform X3, with translation MARNAPSPPLLEFHLLSSTAQFMMKITLKRHAKMSLLDITKIFAMLQPSEEEDGDEERQELNLVVSQDNYQLLDELLCQERYKRFINARSGWGVPGTPLRLAASMGHVRCLEVLLAHGADVDSLDVKAQTPLFTAVSNGHLDCVRALLEAGANPSGSIYNNCTPLLTAARDGDVDILQELLHHGAEANVKARMPEWAANGAACSGPLYLSAVYGHLECFQLLLAHGADPNYNCTDEKMIARIKRPKTLLELCLRHGCGAEFVKLLIDFGANVYLPGIALDKISANSEVVDLLARERALPRPLMSQCRLAIRRYLQLSHRLSAVDQLEIPPVLLNYLKHQS, from the exons ATGGCCCggaatgccccctccccgcctctcctTGAGTTTCAtctg CTCTCCAGCACTGCACAGTTCATGATGAAAATCACCCTCAAGAGACACGCCAAGATGAGCCTGctagacatcaccaagatctttGCCATGCTGCAGCCCAGCGAAGAGGAAGACGGGGACGAGGAAAGACAGGAGCTGAATCTCGTGGTGTCCCAGGACAACTACCAGCTCCTGGACGAACTCTTGTGCCAAGAGAGATACAAGAGGTTCATCAATGCTCGGAGCGGCTGGGGGGTGCCCGGGACACCTCTGCGCCTGGCCGCCTCCATGGGTCACGTGCGGTGCCTCGAGGTCCTTCTGGCCCACGGAGCCGACGTGGACAGCCTGGACGTGAAGGCCCAGACCCCGCTCTTCACAGCCGTCAGCAACGGCCACCTCGACTGCGTCAGAGCCCTCTTGGAAGCGGGAGCCAACCCTTCCGGCAGCATCTACAATAACTGCACACCGCTGCTCACGGCCGCGAGAGACGGAGACGTCGACATCCTCCAGGAACTCTTACACCACGGGGCAGAGGCCAACGTCAAAGCCAGGATGCCCGAGTGGGCAGCCAACGGGGCAGCCTGTTCGGGCCCTTTGTACCTGTCGGCCGTCTACGGACACTTGGAGTGCTTCCAGTTGCTTCTGGCGCATGGGGCTGATCCCAACTACAACTGCACCGATGAGAAAATGATTGCCCGCATTAAGCGGCCCAAGACTCTGCTGGAGCTCTGCCTGAGGCACGGATGTGGGGCGGAATTTGTCAAACTCCTGATAGATTTTGGAGCCAATGTGTACTTACCGGGCATCGCGTTAGATAAGATCTCTGCAAACTCTGAGGTGGTGGATTTGCTAGCGAGGGAAAGAG CTCTTCCCAGGCCCTTGATGTCTCAGTGCAGACTGGCCATCAGGAGGTACCTCCAACTGTCTCACCGGCTGTCTGCTGTGGATCAACTGGAAATCCCACCTGTGCTGCTGAATTACCTCAAACACCAATCGTAA
- the LOC128335444 gene encoding ankyrin repeat and SOCS box protein 12-like isoform X4 — protein MMKITLKRHAKMSLLDITKIFAMLQPSEEEDGDEERQELNLVVSQDNYQLLDELLCQERYKRFINARSGWGVPGTPLRLAASMGHVRCLEVLLAHGADVDSLDVKAQTPLFTAVSNGHLDCVRALLEAGANPSGSIYNNCTPLLTAARDGDVDILQELLHHGAEANVKARMPEWAANGAACSGPLYLSAVYGHLECFQLLLAHGADPNYNCTDEKMIARIKRPKTLLELCLRHGCGAEFVKLLIDFGANVYLPGIALDKISANSEVVDLLARERALPRPLMSQCRLAIRRYLQLSHRLSAVDQLEIPPVLLNYLKHQS, from the exons ATGATGAAAATCACCCTCAAGAGACACGCCAAGATGAGCCTGctagacatcaccaagatctttGCCATGCTGCAGCCCAGCGAAGAGGAAGACGGGGACGAGGAAAGACAGGAGCTGAATCTCGTGGTGTCCCAGGACAACTACCAGCTCCTGGACGAACTCTTGTGCCAAGAGAGATACAAGAGGTTCATCAATGCTCGGAGCGGCTGGGGGGTGCCCGGGACACCTCTGCGCCTGGCCGCCTCCATGGGTCACGTGCGGTGCCTCGAGGTCCTTCTGGCCCACGGAGCCGACGTGGACAGCCTGGACGTGAAGGCCCAGACCCCGCTCTTCACAGCCGTCAGCAACGGCCACCTCGACTGCGTCAGAGCCCTCTTGGAAGCGGGAGCCAACCCTTCCGGCAGCATCTACAATAACTGCACACCGCTGCTCACGGCCGCGAGAGACGGAGACGTCGACATCCTCCAGGAACTCTTACACCACGGGGCAGAGGCCAACGTCAAAGCCAGGATGCCCGAGTGGGCAGCCAACGGGGCAGCCTGTTCGGGCCCTTTGTACCTGTCGGCCGTCTACGGACACTTGGAGTGCTTCCAGTTGCTTCTGGCGCATGGGGCTGATCCCAACTACAACTGCACCGATGAGAAAATGATTGCCCGCATTAAGCGGCCCAAGACTCTGCTGGAGCTCTGCCTGAGGCACGGATGTGGGGCGGAATTTGTCAAACTCCTGATAGATTTTGGAGCCAATGTGTACTTACCGGGCATCGCGTTAGATAAGATCTCTGCAAACTCTGAGGTGGTGGATTTGCTAGCGAGGGAAAGAG CTCTTCCCAGGCCCTTGATGTCTCAGTGCAGACTGGCCATCAGGAGGTACCTCCAACTGTCTCACCGGCTGTCTGCTGTGGATCAACTGGAAATCCCACCTGTGCTGCTGAATTACCTCAAACACCAATCGTAA
- the LOC128335444 gene encoding ankyrin repeat and SOCS box protein 12-like isoform X2, producing the protein MVTLQCMDSLQHLSGLSASPGIAPAGFLLSSTAQFMMKITLKRHAKMSLLDITKIFAMLQPSEEEDGDEERQELNLVVSQDNYQLLDELLCQERYKRFINARSGWGVPGTPLRLAASMGHVRCLEVLLAHGADVDSLDVKAQTPLFTAVSNGHLDCVRALLEAGANPSGSIYNNCTPLLTAARDGDVDILQELLHHGAEANVKARMPEWAANGAACSGPLYLSAVYGHLECFQLLLAHGADPNYNCTDEKMIARIKRPKTLLELCLRHGCGAEFVKLLIDFGANVYLPGIALDKISANSEVVDLLARERALPRPLMSQCRLAIRRYLQLSHRLSAVDQLEIPPVLLNYLKHQS; encoded by the exons ATGGTGACCCTGCAGTGCATGGACAGCCTGCAGCATCTCTCAGGCCTTTCGGCTTCACCTGGAATTGCCCCGGCTGGCTTTCTG CTCTCCAGCACTGCACAGTTCATGATGAAAATCACCCTCAAGAGACACGCCAAGATGAGCCTGctagacatcaccaagatctttGCCATGCTGCAGCCCAGCGAAGAGGAAGACGGGGACGAGGAAAGACAGGAGCTGAATCTCGTGGTGTCCCAGGACAACTACCAGCTCCTGGACGAACTCTTGTGCCAAGAGAGATACAAGAGGTTCATCAATGCTCGGAGCGGCTGGGGGGTGCCCGGGACACCTCTGCGCCTGGCCGCCTCCATGGGTCACGTGCGGTGCCTCGAGGTCCTTCTGGCCCACGGAGCCGACGTGGACAGCCTGGACGTGAAGGCCCAGACCCCGCTCTTCACAGCCGTCAGCAACGGCCACCTCGACTGCGTCAGAGCCCTCTTGGAAGCGGGAGCCAACCCTTCCGGCAGCATCTACAATAACTGCACACCGCTGCTCACGGCCGCGAGAGACGGAGACGTCGACATCCTCCAGGAACTCTTACACCACGGGGCAGAGGCCAACGTCAAAGCCAGGATGCCCGAGTGGGCAGCCAACGGGGCAGCCTGTTCGGGCCCTTTGTACCTGTCGGCCGTCTACGGACACTTGGAGTGCTTCCAGTTGCTTCTGGCGCATGGGGCTGATCCCAACTACAACTGCACCGATGAGAAAATGATTGCCCGCATTAAGCGGCCCAAGACTCTGCTGGAGCTCTGCCTGAGGCACGGATGTGGGGCGGAATTTGTCAAACTCCTGATAGATTTTGGAGCCAATGTGTACTTACCGGGCATCGCGTTAGATAAGATCTCTGCAAACTCTGAGGTGGTGGATTTGCTAGCGAGGGAAAGAG CTCTTCCCAGGCCCTTGATGTCTCAGTGCAGACTGGCCATCAGGAGGTACCTCCAACTGTCTCACCGGCTGTCTGCTGTGGATCAACTGGAAATCCCACCTGTGCTGCTGAATTACCTCAAACACCAATCGTAA